Part of the Plectropomus leopardus isolate mb chromosome 7, YSFRI_Pleo_2.0, whole genome shotgun sequence genome, TCAAAACATGCTCGTTAGCAATCATGAAGCCAAACTGAACCGAATCTACTGAGGATCGACTTTGGTTGAACAAAGCAGATGAAGTAATTGtattaaatgattgtttttcatgttcagAAAGAGCTGCTGACTCATGATTTACATTTATCACATtagaggctgatgctgttgtgtctAACGTCTTgctgtcacgcctcttttgtgTCCgcgatgccggcatgctgtctgaAATGACACTCTGGAGCCACATTATGcggctgttgtttggttctgtgtaaaagtgcgAAAAAGCATAAAGAAAGGACTTTGTAGCGCTGTCTTTGTGTAAAATGagttgcagaaacatacagacACTCTGCTGTgcttttggctctttttgttgttgttatgcatctttttcCTATTTGTGTCTCGTTGTGGTAATTTTGAGGCATAGTTTGccccttttttatcattattttgtgtctctttgcagttcatTTGCATCTCTGTCCTTTGTTATGAttttatgaataattttttatgagcattgttttttttcttaaaactaagaaaaaaaagccaaaatgttttaaaaaagaaaaatcgtCAGAAATTTCAGACCACCAAaagttgcttttaaaaataaccaaaaattttaaagaaaaaggggtaagccaatattttttctttaaaaattgtaaaaaagaaaaaaaaaagaaaggaaatgtcTTACTCAGCAGAAGTGTGAGGATGTGAAGGTGTATTTTGTGTATGCAAACACTGATTGCAGCAGAGAACTGCATCACACAAGCATCAAAGCCGCTGCAGCAGCATCACTGTGCATGAACTcatttggttattttatgtttcctcACACCAAACAAACGTCTAAACTTACATATCAGTTTATATTTCCATAACAATGCATACGCTCTGGAACTTCACACTTGGTCAGTCGTGGATGCAAAAGACTTTCTCAACCAAAAGCAGAAGTTGATCATTTCAAAGCTTTGAGAGACAAACTCAGCTGAAGAGAGGAAAACAGCCAGTTCTCCTGTCAGAGCtctttaaattaaagctgctcttctctgcagcagagcagctgcagcgaTGGCCGAGAAGGAGGAAGTCAGTTACGCTTCAGTTGTATTCAAAATTAACAATCAAAATGCTCCTGAAGgtgagtttagttttttttatttttttaatttttgtaatcCAGTCCATCTTGAAAGTTGTCGTGCTGTTGCCATAGATCAGATATGGTTAGTTGATCATGCTCATGAAATTTTGAtgatttgtggtgtttttttcttcactaaaaTTTGACAGTAAATACAGTTGATACTTTTAATGATCAGAATATTTAAATCCAAGTAAATGAAGTGTTTTGtgccaaagaaaacataaaaatctgcTCATTATTTACCCTGTGAGTAAAATAAGTTGATGTAGCAGTACACTGTCAGGGTTCATactgtcatgaaaaacctggaaaagtcatgaactCAGTTTGATAAAacagcaatttccaggcctgggaacgttcaagaaaactaaatatcgcctgaaagttttggataaTTCATGGAATTTTTTTCCACCTGTCTTTATTATAGCACataatatgtttctgttttcacggtttctggctgttttaaatggtgtcatttttattgtttttttttttaaataacccaaaaatgttttaagaaaaaaagttttcaaaaaataaagaaattgtccaaaaattttaaagaaaaaggaaaaaaaaattaaagaaaaaaagccagaatgtttttttagtatatttttttttataattgccaacattttaaaagaaaaatatcaaaatatgcccctctaaaatcaccaaaactttttaaGATAAAGTAAGccaaccttttttctttaaaattgttgaaaattgaaaatctgttttcaaaagcaagttttcttttagtggTTTGGTGGAAaattaacacacaaaataaatcctttttaAGTTGTTTGCCCCACCCTTAtggaatatacagtatattctttaaaatttgtctcaaaatcatggaaaagtcatggaaatgtatcggtgaaatgtgtttgaactctgcatggtggaaatattgttttataaatTGATCTAGATGTTGAGCTGACCCGGCACacttgcattatgtttttataaactAATTAATTATCATGGGGAACTGCTCCTTCATAAACCAAGAAAACccataaaattcaaatttacaCGGACGCTGTTCAGCTGTTACGAATGACTGAGTTCTCTGTAATAAAACCCATTTTATGGCCCttttcagtgtcattttaattgcatttagCTGCAGTTTCCTTTTCCCTAAACTAATGTTGGAGCTAaactgatggattttttttataaaatattttgctgtttgatgGTATGTCACCCTCACTGGAGAATCAACTCTGACCACCACAGCTAGAACCAGAAATGTGTGTTAAAATAGTCATTTATTAAGAGTTTCCCCTTTCATGATCCGCTAACTGTGAGACCATTATATCATCTAGGATTTTAGCTGACATTTTTAaggaatgtcatttttggatgtAAACAGTCATTGTGAGTCAAGAAAtctttgttaatgttattatatatatatatatatatatatatatatatatatatatatatatatatatatatatatatatatataatattataatatttgtaatttgaCCACTATGCAGAAATTAACCGTAATATTCTCTTTAACCTTATAGctaaaaaggaggaggaaactGTGTACGATGAAGTCAAGGTGAAAAACGAAACAGCGAAACAATCAGAAGAAACTGCTGACACAAACGGtaagttgtaaaaataaaaaatcaagtaTTACTGTCACTGGGAGCATTTATAGTATTACTGCTAGTACTAAACACAGCTTTATCATTTAttactacttttaaaaaagggaacTTGTTTAGTCCCATGATGTCAATGTCAGTATAAATTTTGAGGTTGCAAATGTGTAACACAGAGGAGTTTGACAGATGTCAAAGCGTCCAGAAGATGCAATCAAGTTGAATTATGGGAAATGCAGTGTTTTGGGAATTATGAGGGAATATAGTGTATTTtgactttggacatttttgttggACGAGTTCTTCAGTTGCAACTAATGTTGCTCTGACCAGAAATACTGCTTCTATTACAACAGTGATACTTATTTTAGCACAATTATGAACAGCatatttcttaatatttaatatatttcaattatatttctgcttttttgttttctctgctcactgtgaatgagagaaaaaaaatctaaattaaatagtcattttgcaggtgaagcaTTGTTACAAGATGTTactaaaactttattttatcatatattGTTTGATGAAATTATTCCTCTTGTTTATTTGAGACCTGGATCCACATGACTcaattctaaatatatttataattaccatgattacacattttagattttgttacagaaaattattataaattttgaGTATGTTTTCAGGTACTTTcctttacttatttttttttactctcttttttgtggtaattttgcaGTAcgtttttgtaataatttattgttatttttttggacaattttgtGTTAAGATGCTCATTAGcttattcccatgttttgtttttttttaaagccagtttGTTGAGGTCTCAAAGGCTCCAGAGGTCCTTTTTTATGTGGCTGATATTAAGAGATTGGGTCCTTGTTCTGTGTAAAACTGTATTCTCAAATGTATCTGAAGCTCATATCAGGATTTAACAGTCTGATTTAGTagctgttttctctcctgttctgctgtctgttttctctTAAATTGTGTTTACTTAGATGGCATCCACTTGTCGAGGGACCCaaagggggattttttttgataaaaacactTTGAAGGATATTGTGTTGATTTGTCAGACTGCTGAATCTGtataaatcatatatatatatttatatttgttgttttgtctcagcAGGATTTTTGGAAGAGAAGAAACCCAACCGCAGACGTCGCAGCTATAAGCGCCTGGCTTGTTGTTTGGGGATCCTCTGTGGCATTTTGCTTTTGGGCATCATAGGAGTCTGTGCATACAGTgagcataaaaaacaattagttTGTTTACTGACCCACAACTCAGCATGAGACATGTTTTCATCTGGAACCAGTATTTAATatcagtctttttctttttttgctgcagtcaGAAGTTCAGACCGTCTGTTTAGCAGTTTGTTTTACATACTATAAATTTTATAAATGTCTCTCTCTTATTGTTCTCCCATTCTGTTACAAAGTTATTTTTGGACACAATAATCAGTGCAGAAATGTATGAGGGAAGTAATTCAAAAGTCAGGGCTCTTGTTTATGTGATGCATAAGCAGCCGTCATCAGTGAATGGTGTACGTTGTTGGTGTGTATGTAagacatttctttctttaaaaaatcaccaaaatttatattaaaagaaacttccaatttttttttagtcaaataAGTACTAAATACagcaatttaaagttgtatttcctttccctaaagccaaaataaaaaatatcataagtCCCTTCCcaaaacttactttttttttggcatgcctCCACCTTTATGCACCATCACTGTCCCCTCTCatgaataacaaacagtcccttagttgtgtgtaaatcatttttttaatcctgttctaatttcattatttcattattattattttttaaagctgttatatagttctaaaaacaaaaatactgattaATTGATGgttatttcagaaaatgtttagaGTTTGTCTTAAAGTCCTGggaatttatttgtaaaaatgtcgATAAATCCTGTTCTACATTATTCTACATTTATCTTATTATCAACAAATCCCTCGATCAGACCCAAACGACAGTGAACGCATCCATCAACAAGAATTATCTGTATTTTCCTCCTTTGAGCCACAGAGCTCAATTTTCAGTCAAAAATACATCAGTGAGCCTCGCTGTCGTTCCCATATTCAGCGTCCTGCTGACATCAACACTGACTGCTGCATCACATCTGCAGCTGTAAGATCTCCCtaataaattttaaatgtaattttaaacattactTACTCCTGTCTGAGTAAAGTTGACTTACAGTGTCCAGGTGTTTCAGACAGtgtcaaatatttaaagatgtttggTTTGAGATTTTCAAGGGATTCGTGGAAATCTTCCTTATAGGCTGGAAAACCCGAAAtaagagagaaaggaaagagcttccaaaagtggaaaaaattgacaaaaaataaaattgtgatgtcatcactatgatttattttgttttgcagttgcgACAGTAAGTCAGGAGGACGAGCTGAAGCAGTTAAGAGAATCCCAAAAGACTCTGCTGGCTGAAATTCGCAACCTGACAAACCACACCAGCAAACTCAGCTCAGACTATGAGAACCTGAAGAGGGACTACAGCAGTCTGAGTGTCCAGCTGGAAAACCTGACTCAAAACTATACTGTCCTAGAAAACAAGACCTCAAACCTGACTGAGGAAAACCAGGACCTGGAGAAACAAAACCAGGagctggagacagagaggaacaACTTAACGGCACAAATACACGACATGATGACAAAAGACAACGTCAGCCGAGCTCAGTGGAGCATCGATGCCTACTGCCCCCTGAAGAATAACGGTATGTTGAGATGAATTAATAAGtccaataacaataatgatgatatCACAGTGCAGtaatgctgtttgttgtttggtttctgTTGTTTTAGAGAGACGGTGCAAACCTTGTCAGGATTCCTGGCAACACACCAAGCCCAGCTGCTATTTGTATTATAATATGGTCTCTGGTAAAGGAAAAACCTGGAAAGAAGCTCAAGAAAACTGCACAAACAGTATTTCCTCTTTGGCTGTTATACACAATGAAGAcgaacaggtaaaaaaaaaaaaaaagtattttgacaCAATTATGAAATTATCTTTTTCTGTTAGTCTGAACACAGTGAAATCAGTGTGTTTATTTAAGTATAATGTTAATATCTATATTCTGTTATCAGGATGCGATCAGTGAACACAGTTATGACAGTTCAGAAACTAATGGATACTGGATCGGCCTGAAAGCTGAAGGCGGGACATGGAAGTGGATCGATGGAAATGATCTGGTTAACAAGTAAGAGACACAACACTTTGCATGATAAAATCTATCATCTCTGATTTAAGcatcatggtgttttttcagcttctgGGAAGGACCAGaaccagctgctgctgatggtcaATGTGCAGTTTCTGTTAAGAAGAAAGGATGGATATCAACGCACTGcgataaaagacaaaaatggatGTGCAGAAAGAAAGCTTTATCTGTTTAAACACTGCAGTCGCTCTGAAGAAGTTTTCTGAATATTATGTATGATAATATCTGTTTGATTATAAATATCACACTATAAAGACTTTTCCTTCAATGTTCAATTCAACTTTtcaaatctgtgtgtgtctaaaaaaacaaaaatttagaTGTAAggttttatttagattttggatTCTGTAGATAAAGTGTGATGCAGCATTTAGTAAAATATAATAACTCCCCTGAATGGGTGCTAAACTGTTAATTATTAATaagtttgaatgtgtttttcttttgctttattagAGATTTACTGCTTATAATCTGAAAATCAGCAGACGATGAAAGAGACTAACAGGAATACTCAGCATCAGTCTGTTTCCACGAATATTCTCAGTAAACAATATTACGTTGCACAACTGAAGGTGTTTAGTGTTTTGTATCTAGAAGCAAAGtaatatttttggccattaaGTCGAATAAAAATTCTGCCAtacatttgattttaatttgatttattttgaaaatgtaaaaaagaaaaaagagatgattttacaaacaagcaaaaaaataacattaacaggcaatgaaaaacatgaagcaCCATAAAgcactgaattttaattaaccagcttcctcATAAAgcggtgaagtaatgagtcctaaaaagCAGAAGTCTGtcagcatttttgcactttggtTCCCACGTCTCAAAGTCTCCAGGTTTTTTGGGTTTggggtaaaatgccttaaacaAGGTGGTTGACACAGGCTAAAAATACTTAGACGTTTTGTTccgcaacataaaatacgtccgTACAAAcccaatttttgaacttttaaggttttaggCATCTTAAAAAAGGTGATTGCTAACAAGCGGCTAAATgtgactacagtgtttgtcggggtCCTCAGACGTCTGTAAACTCAACAGGAAGTCAGATGATATAATTACAGTGTTGACCTGACGTGCAGGAAGGTGTGAGGGGCCATTCATTgtctcagcagaaaaaaaagagtaaaccTGTTTGAGTCTGATCAAAGTTCCTGTTGGTGGATGAAGTATGACAGCAGCAGCGTGGTTAAAAACCATTATGAAACAAACATGACCCAGCAACTATTATGTTGCAACTTTAAACCAGAACTAAAAACCTTCACCTCTCTGGGAACCTAAAATGGGTTCACTGTTAACTTCCCTACAGCCTCtgttaatttgaaaaattaatgtTCATCTGTTGCTGAGATACTGACAACACCTTTCCAAATGTGTTCAGTCTGCTGTCAGTCTCTCctttattgatattttcagtCCATCCACCAGATGTCCTCAGCGtttccctcccctctctgaCACCTGACCGCCCAACTCATCGACTCACCTGTTCCCACTTCCCTCACCTGctctgaaatataaatataaaaatacatataaatgatagtataaatataaatataaatggataaatgcttttattttagcttcATGCCACCTAGTGGCCCATCCCTCATGTGATTATATGACACCTTTGCAACAAGATGCACAATAGCCCATAGTAATAGTTTCATAACATGAAAATAGCTTCTGGTATTGCTggcaaaaaatcccaaatataaTTAAAGCTGAACAGATACAaaaatttacaaagaaaaaaggagaaaaaataaatgaatatatgtttaaccctctgaaaactgagcaaattagtttaatttgtttcaaaaacatgaggaaaaggcaCCAAGCAATTTAATAAGACATACATGGTCCATTGgcaaatattagtaaaaataaaagttacaagaaaattacctttaaaaatgggggaaaaaagataaataaaaaaaattaacaaaaataatttacttaattatttattacatttactttattgattttttggacaattttcttatatacatacacacacacacacacacacacacacacacacatatatatgataACTTTCTTGTGCCCGTTTGATAACTTTCTTGTGCCtgctcattgcctgttttctccgttttattgaaagaaagaagatcaatttgctcaggtttcaaagggttaaatatctaATAACTGTGTTTCTATTTTCAGGACTTAATCAGTCAATATAGTTGGAGCTGCAGAATAAATTTCcgtaatttatttatatacttcAAATTTACAATAGGATTTTTAAggtgcaatattttttttatatctctgcaatatttttttttttatatctctgcAATACTTGGTGCAATAATTCACCTCCAGCAATCCtctgtgcaattattcaaatgtgcaatattaatattttaagcaTGTTACACATATTGTGAATATTCATATTGCTCTTCTTTCTCATATATACATCTCTTGAACATTGTAACAATACACACATATTCTCTATTTCTAccttacatactagttttatacaccGAAGCATAAGGCACaaagtttttataattttacatacacactttacatactcagcacattatacacaggcctacttacatttttttaaatatttacatactagtgCTACTTGTTTTGTTATAGCTGAATTtctattgtatatttttacacactcagcacattatacatattttaaatcttAAACATTCACATATTAGTGGtgattgtttctttatttttacagaattgttacaAATGCACTTTCGAAACCCAGTACagtattcatgttttaaaatgtaaatactcacataatgctgctttttttttttttttttttattattacagtatttttatttcatatttttagacACATTACATACTCAGCAAATCCTGCATGCTTATAATTTTAGAATATTCACATAGTATAGCTGCATGGTTTTAGTATTCCAGTATTTATACTTCCTATTTTTTACATATGTTGTCCTGGtacttattttatctttttataattctcttcacttgcatcagagcgactgtaacgaaCCACAATTTCCCGCGCGGACcaatcaaatatttttctgataGTGATCATTTTTTCTT contains:
- the LOC121945829 gene encoding early activation antigen CD69-like isoform X2 — translated: MAEKEEVSYASVVFKINNQNAPEAKKEEETVYDEVKVKNETAKQSEETADTNGFLEEKKPNRRRRSYKRLACCLGILCGILLLGIIGVCAYIATVSQEDELKQLRESQKTLLAEIRNLTNHTSKLSSDYENLKRDYSSLSVQLENLTQNYTVLENKTSNLTEENQDLEKQNQELETERNNLTAQIHDMMTKDNVSRAQWSIDAYCPLKNNERRCKPCQDSWQHTKPSCYLYYNMVSGKGKTWKEAQENCTNSISSLAVIHNEDEQDAISEHSYDSSETNGYWIGLKAEGGTWKWIDGNDLVNNFWEGPEPAAADGQCAVSVKKKGWISTHCDKRQKWMCRKKALSV
- the LOC121945829 gene encoding C-type lectin domain family 10 member A-like isoform X3, yielding MAEKEEVSYASVVFKINNQNAPEAKKEEETVYDEVKVKNETAKQSEETADTNAGFLEEKKPNRRRRSYKRLACCLGILCGILLLGIIGVCAYIATVSQEDELKQLRESQKTLLAEIRNLTNHTSKLSSDYENLKRDYSSLSVQLENLTQNYTVLENKTSNLTEENQDLEKQNQELETERNNLTAQIHDMMTKDNVSRAQWSIDAYCPLKNNERRCKPCQDSWQHTKPSCYLYYNMVSGKGKTWKEAQENCTNSISSLAVIHNEDEQDAISEHSYDSSETNGYWIGLKAEGGTWKWIDGNDLVNNIMVFFQLLGRTRTSCC
- the LOC121945829 gene encoding early activation antigen CD69-like isoform X1 — encoded protein: MAEKEEVSYASVVFKINNQNAPEAKKEEETVYDEVKVKNETAKQSEETADTNAGFLEEKKPNRRRRSYKRLACCLGILCGILLLGIIGVCAYIATVSQEDELKQLRESQKTLLAEIRNLTNHTSKLSSDYENLKRDYSSLSVQLENLTQNYTVLENKTSNLTEENQDLEKQNQELETERNNLTAQIHDMMTKDNVSRAQWSIDAYCPLKNNERRCKPCQDSWQHTKPSCYLYYNMVSGKGKTWKEAQENCTNSISSLAVIHNEDEQDAISEHSYDSSETNGYWIGLKAEGGTWKWIDGNDLVNNFWEGPEPAAADGQCAVSVKKKGWISTHCDKRQKWMCRKKALSV